A stretch of Phragmites australis chromosome 12, lpPhrAust1.1, whole genome shotgun sequence DNA encodes these proteins:
- the LOC133887137 gene encoding DNA-directed RNA polymerases II, IV and V subunit 9B-like: MSPGSFSEQRKADRHQAAMSTMKFCRECNNILYPKEDREHKILLYACRNCDHREVADSNCVYRNVVDHAAGEFTQVLFEDVATDPTLPRTKSVRCAACGHGEAVFFQATARGEEGMTLFFVCCNPSCGHRWRD; this comes from the exons ATGTCGCCAGGCTCCTTCAG CGAGCAGAGGAAGGCAGATAGGCATCAGGCAGCCATGAGCACCATGAAGTTCTGCCGTGAATG CAACAACATCCTGTATCCGAAGGAAGACAGAGAGCACAAGATTCTTCTCTATGCCTGCAGGAACTGCGACCATCGG GAGGTGGCGGACAGCAACTGCGTGTACCGGAACGTGGTGGACCACGCCGCCGGCGAGTTCACGCAGGTGCTCTTCGAGGACGTCGCCACCGACCCCACCCTGCCTCGCACCAAGTCCGTCCGCTGCGCCGCCTGCGGCCACGGCGAGGCCGTCTTCTTCCAG GCGACGGCGAGGGGCGAGGAAGGCATGACGCTCTTCTTCGTGTGCTGCAACCCCAGCTGCGGCCACAGATGGAGAGACTGA
- the LOC133886074 gene encoding probable beta-D-xylosidase 2 — translation MRRLVLAVLLAVAAAAALAGTVAARPAFACAPRGPAASLPFCRQSLPLRARARDFVSRLTRAEKVRLLVNNAAGVPRLGVAGYEWWSEALHGVSDTGPGVRFGGAFPGATAFPQVIGAAASFNASLWELVGRAVSDEARAMYNGGRAGLTFWSPNVNIFRDPRWGRGQETPGEDPAVAARYAAAYVRGLQQPYGGRHGRARLKLAACCKHFTAYDLDSWGGTDRFHFNAVVSPQDLEDTFNVPFRACVAEGRAASVMCSYNQVNGVPTCADEGFLRGTIRGKWGLEGYIVSDCDSVDVFYRDQHYTRTTEDAVAATLRAGLDLDCGPFLAQYTESAVAQRKVSDADIDAAVTNTVTVQMRLGMFDGDPAAQPFGHLGPRDVCTPAHQELALEAARQTVVLLKNHRGKHRAVLPLAPAAHRAIAVVGPHAEATVAMIGNYAGKACRYTTPLQGIGRYAQTVHQAGCTDVACQGNQPIAAAVDAARRADATIVVAGLDQKVEAEGLDRTSLLLPGRQAELISAVAKASKGPVILVLLSGGPIDIAFAQNDRRIAGILWAGYPGQAGGQAIADVIFGQHNPGGKLPVTWYPQDYLHKVPMTNMEMRANPARGYPGRTYRFYTGPTIHPFGHGLSYTQFTHSLAHAPAQLTVQLSGHHASAFSGASLVNATRPVRAVRVAHARCDGLTIPVHVDVRNVGDRDGAHTVLVYHAAPQAAGTAGAPARQLVAFEKVHVPAGSVARVEMGIDVCDGLSVADRNGVRRIPVGEHSLMIGELTHSVTLGVEQLGV, via the exons ATGCGCCGCCTCGTCCTCGCCGTCCTGCtcgccgtggcggcggcggcggcactggCCGGGACTGTGGCCGCGCGCCCGGCGTTCGCGTGCGCGCCGCGCGGGCCGGCGGCGTCGCTCCCGTTCTGCCGGCAGTCCCTGCCGCTgcgggcgcgcgcgcgcgactTCGTGTCCCGCCTGACGCGCGCCGAGAAGGTGCGCCTGCTGGTGAACAACGCGGCGGGGGTGCCCCGGCTCGGCGTGGCCGGGTACGAGTGGTGGTCCGAGGCGCTGCACGGCGTGTCGGACACGGGGCCCGGGGTGCGGTTCGGCGGCGCGTTCCCGGGCGCCACCGCGTTCCCGCAGGTCATCGGCGCCGCGGCGTCGTTCAACGCCTCGCTCTGGGAGCTCGTCGGACGG GCGGTGTCGGACGAGGCGCGCGCGATGTACAACGGCGGCCGGGCGGGGCTCACGTTCTGGAGCCCCAACGTGAACATCTTCCGCGACCCGCGGTGGGGCCGGGGCCAGGAGACTCCCGGCGAGGACCCGGCCGTGGCTGCCCGCTACGCCGCCGCCTACGTCCGGGGGCTCCAGCAGCCCTACGGCGGCCGCCACGGCCGCGCCAGGCTCAAGCTCGCCGCCTGCTGCAAGCACTTCACGGCGTACGACCTCGACAGCTGGGGAGGGACCGACCGGTTCCACTTCAACGCCGTCGTGTCGCCGCAGGACCTCGAGGACACCTTCAACGTGCCGTTCCGCGCCTGCGTCGCCGAGGGGCGCGCCGCCAGCGTGATGTGCTCGTACAACCAGGTCAACGGCGTGCCGACGTGCGCCGACGAGGGGTTTCTGAGGGGGACGATCAGGGGGAAGTGGGGCCTGGAGGGCTACATCGTCTCAGACTGCGACTCCGTCGACGTGTTCTACCGGGACCAGCACTACACGCGGACAACGGAGGACGCCGTCGCCGCCACGCTCCGGGCCGGGCTGGACCTCGACTGTGGGCCCTTCCTGGCGCAGTACACCGAATCCGCGGTGGCGCAGCGGAAGGTCTCCGACGCCGACATCGATGCCGCCGTCACCAACACGGTCACCGTGCAGATGCGGCTGGGGATGTTCGACGGCGATCCGGCAGCGCAGCCGTTCGGGCACCTCGGCCCGCGGGACGTGTGCACGCCGGCGCACCAGGAACTCGCGCTAGAGGCGGCGCGCCAGACCGTCGTGCTCCTCAAGAACCATAGGGGTAAGCACCGGGCGGTCCTCCCGCTCGCACCGGCCGCGCACCGCGCCATCGCCGTCGTCGGTCCGCACGCCGAGGCCACCGTCGCCATGATCGGGAACTACGCGGGCAAGGCGTGCAGGTACACCACGCCGCTGCAGGGCATAGGCAGGTACGCGCAGACCGTGCACCAGGCGGGCTGCACTGACGTGGCGTGCCAGGGAAACCAGCcgatcgccgccgccgtcgacgcGGCCCGCCGTGCCGACGCAACCAttgtcgtcgccggcctcgatCAGAAGGTCGAGGCCGAGGGCCTAGACCGAACGAGCCTGCTCCTTCCAGGCCGCCAAGCAGAGCTCATCTCGGCCGTAGCCAAAGCCTCCAAGGGGCCGGTGATCCTAGTGCTCCTGTCCGGCGGGCCGATCGACATTGCGTTTGCGCAAAATGACCGGCGGATCGCCGGAATCCTGTGGGCAGGGTACCCAGGCCAGGCCGGCGGGCAGGCCATCGCCGACGTGATCTTCGGCCAACATAACCCAG GTGGGAAGCTGCCGGTGACATGGTACCCTCAAGATTACCTTCACAAGGTTCCCATGACGAACATGGAGATGCGCGCCAATCCGGCGCGGGGGTACCCCGGTCGGACGTACCGGTTCTACACCGGCCCGACGATCCACCCGTTCGGGCACGGCCTCAGTTACACCCAGTTCACCCACTCGCTCGCGCACGCGCCGGCGCAGCTCACCGTGCAGCTGTCCGGTCACCACGCCTCCGCCTTCTCAGGCGCCTCCCTCGTCAACGCGACGCGCCCTGTCCGCGCCGTGCGCGTGGCGCACGCGCGGTGCGACGGGCTCACCATCCCCGTCCACGTCGACGTCCGTAACGTCGGGGACCGCGACGGCGCGCACACCGTGCTCGTGTACCACGCCGCCCCGCAGGCCGCCGGGACCGCCGGCGCTCCCGCGCGGCAGCTCGTGGCGTTCGAGAAGGTGCACGTGCCGGCCGGCAGCGTGGCCCGCGTCGAGATGGGCATCGACGTCTGCGACGGGCTCAGCGTGGCCGACCGGAACGGCGTCCGGAGGATCCCCGTCGGCGAGCACAGCCTGATGATCGGCGAGCTGACCCACTCGGTCACGCTCGGAGTCGAGCAGCTCGGGGTATAG
- the LOC133886938 gene encoding uncharacterized protein LOC133886938 yields MAADESATVFLETSLGTRFVISFPARDTTVADLKRRVSAEHAACFPHSGLIAVTSLQAKYDGSWFHLTDSMAVEAAFRWVQGPWHLLVEAHELPFHPLARNDAKCRTGDTEQNARRPATEDSTKNMSLPAASQAGGNPALGDGDNDTPQMKQKDKPHEGV; encoded by the exons ATGGCCGCCGACGAGTCCGCCACGGTCTTTCTGGAGACGAGCCTTGGCACCCGCTTCGTCATCTCCTTCCCCGCCCGCGACACCACCGTCGCCGATCTCAAGC GCCGAGTGAGCGCCGAACACGCCGCGTGTTTCCCCCACAGTGGGCTAATCGCCGTCACATCCTTGCAG GCTAAGTACGATGGCTCCTGGTTTCATCTCACTGATTCCATGGCTGTGGAAGCTGCTTTCCGTTGGGTTCAGGGGCCCTGGCACCTCCTGGTCGAGGCTCACGAGCTTCCCTTTCACCCACTTGCTCGCAATGATGCAAAGTGCAGAACAGGTGATACTGAACAAAATGCCAGACGTCCTGCCACCGAGgactccacaaagaatatgtcGCTTCCTGCGGCATCTCAAGCAGGTGGCAATCCCGCCTTAGGTGACGGTGACAATGACACCCCACAGATGAAACAGAAGGATAAACCTCATGAAGGTGTCTGA